From the genome of Capsicum annuum cultivar UCD-10X-F1 chromosome 4, UCD10Xv1.1, whole genome shotgun sequence:
GCTCCAAAAATTTCATGAGAACATACCAGATAGAGACATTTATTAGAAGGATCTCCCTTTACTTTAATAGATGCATCATGTATATAGTTAACAATATAACTTATAGATGCAGTACATACCTCAGATTGCATTTAGCTATCGAGAGATAAACTATAGTGTGGGGGGTTACATTTAAATTAGAGCAAGGGGACAGGGACAGTTAGGTGGGGTTGGGGTTGGGTGGGACGGTTAGCTGGGTAGGGTAGGGTGGGGGTTACATTTAATAGAGGGAAAGTAAATTTGGTGGGACATGGGCAGATGTAGTTTGTAATAACTTATTATGAAGTACAAACGTTgtttgtaaaacataataaatttttacaaattacatgatttgacataaagatGGATGTGATAACACACTGCtctctttttttgtttatttttgtgtaaaacgtaataaattattacgtttaacctattttgataacttattaaatagatggcctatttttatcatttttttttatttcgtggcttattttggttccgagttcACACAATGGTATCATATAAACTTTGCCTTTTCTGACTATGTTCATGTCAATCTCATACTAATCAAATAAGCCAACAGGTGGTGGCGGCCATGAGAACCAAAGGCGGTGAGCAGGCAGTATTTCAAGCCCTTAGTCGTGCCCAGGACCTATACCGAAATAAAATACAGACAAATGCGGCTGCAGATGAGCTGGCTTCTTTGTTTGCTGAGTGTGCCATTGCCGAAGCCATCCCTGCCATATCGCAACCTTCTGAACATAATACAGTAGATAAACCAACTGAAGTAGATGCTCATGGAAGTTCAATACTATCTGAAACTGGCAGGAAACAGATAATGCTTGATGCATTCTCTGATGGAAGCAGCTTTGTTTGCTTACAATGTGGGGGACTGGTTAGCACCCATCGCAAAGATGAGCACTACTCATTCTGGTGCTGCAAAAATTGAGTCAGCTTCCGACTTGGATGGAATACGTTTCCTCGCCAAGTTATTGGATATAGTGCTGCATTTTTACTGTCACTACTCATCATGAAATGCATTATAGCCGGTGGGTTCTAGTATACATAATTTTCTCTTGGCTCCAGACCTACTATCTTACTAGGCATGTTGCTCTAAGCATTACATGGCCGACTTGGTTGCTGAGGTTATGAATGCCTGTGGTCGCACCAAAAGTCTTAGGGTGGGTTATAGATGTTGACAAATTCGGTTCTTTGAGGATGTTGTGCATTTGAGGATGTTGTGCATTTTGTACTGTTTTaagatgttttcaaataattgaagCATGTCTCTATAGTGAGGTTGTAAATTATGGTTTGCCTCTGAGAACTACAATTTGTACCAATTGATTATGAAAGTGGGGCCATAAAGGTTTCTAATAGCATGACGTGCGACTTCCAACATATCATCAccaaaaaagaaagcaaaatattATCTCTAGTGCATGCAAGCAATATTCTCTCCATATAAAACAATACACCCGGTGTGATTTCTGAAATGGTGTGATTTCTGAAATGGGTTTGGAGGAGTAGAGTGTGTGCCGGCCTTATTTCTGACTTCTGAAATAGAGaagctatttttgatagaatctCAACTCAAATAAAAACATTACGAAACAGTTGGAAAAGCAAACATGGAATGAAGAGAACTTTCAAAGTAATACTACAACTACTAGTATATGAAGTAATACTACAACTACTAGTATATGAAGTAATGCTACAACTACCCGTCCTTTACAACCTCCTGTCTATGGTTATGAATGCATGAGGATGCACCAAAAAATCATCTGGTTATAGATATTGACAATAGAAGAAAGTGAAATACAAGTCTCACAATGGAAATattgaaacaaaaacaaaaaaaggatcaaAGAAAGAAGGCTCCAGCTGCTACAGAAAATGTTGCATATTTCATTACTTTATAACAAAATCAATGTTTGTGCTTACACACAATGTACATTCCACAAATTTATCAAGAATTACACAAAGAATCCAAAGGAAATTATCTTTTGACATGCTACTGCGACCAGTTCCTTCGAGTTGATTGTTATTTGCCAAAATGTATAAACAAATCTCGACCTTGTCCTATAATCAATCTACTAGCAACTTCATCATCCACCTTCTAAGTATCGTTCTGCAACTACCAAGACAATCCTATGTAGCTTCAACATATTCACAAGATGCTGCTGATGAATAACCAcagtttaaaaattcaaaaaatctaaCAACTCCCAACTAAAATCCACTCCTGTAAGACCCCAACACCTAAAACCAAACTCCCCTTCACGGCTCCACCACTTGAACTGCAACCTGCACATATAATACCTGCATTGAAAATGGCATTAACCCTTgacaataaattatttaataaagagACCGATAGATGTAGCATATGGAAGTGTCATTAAGCAGGTAATTTGACCTTTATCACTTCAGCAAACAAAGAATGTTATTGCTTCTTGATTAAACCATGATATAGCTCATAATTCACTATTTGTATCGCAATGTTAGTTCCCAGTTATGTGAAAGTATTGTTGTCAAGATACAAACTCTCCTACGGTAACATATTCCTTGATAAACTTCTATTGTTTCGTCCttcattatattttcctttcGGCTAAAAAAGAGTTTCGTTGCTTCTTGATTAAATCATAATATGACACTAATAATTCACTCTATTTGTGTCGTAATGTTAGTCTTCCTAGTTATGCAGGTCAAGTGACGGACACTCCAGTAAAATATTCCTTGATAAAATGTTCTCATTCACTTAGAGGAAGACATGATTTCATCATCACAACACCAATATTACTAAACCAGTCAAACAGGTATTCAATTTCTTGGAGGCAAAGGCAGTTAAAACTGAGAGAAGAAGTGAAAGAAATTTACAGTACAATTGGAAAAATAGAACTTACCAGCGCTTATTTCCAGTTTCTTCCCGTACCATGTGTAAGGGCTCAAAAGAGATCAGAATAGAATATACAGTTGGCACGAATAAGCTAGCGGCCATTTCTGCACATAATATCTGGCAGAGCCTGGGTACGAGGTCGTGACCTCATGATTGTTTCATCACTGTGTCTAATCCACTCGGAGAGTTTCCAAGGTTTTTGCCACTTCCATTTGAACTGTAATAGCCACTGATGATGACTTCTCTTCCACCTCCACAGTTTCCCACCTTGTCCTGCTACTGTTAATTTCTTCATTGACAATTGGCCTAGTGGCACCATCTGCATCATTAGAGCTCTTATAGTCAACAGCCATTTTCGTTAATAATGCTAACTTAGAGTTAGGGAACTGTCGAACAgtcaaagaagaaaaagtaagATATTAAAGCAACCTTTCGTGTTTGATCTATAAAAGCTGCAGCCTCTCTCACTGATGCATTAGCAATGCCAGCTGAATATTTGAGTTGTTTTTGTGCTGGTACAGGGATTGGAGATGGCGGACCGCTCATTTCGTCAGCGAAGTGCTTGATAGAGTTACCCTGTTACACATTGCAACATCATCAGTTTAAGAAAGATGTAAAATACAAGCCACCACTAGAATCCATTTTGATTTTGTCAACGGATGTATTAACTCAAGTGACAGTGCAAAAGTATAAACAGCAAGAAATAAAGTTCTTTCACAGAAGGGTAACAGGGGAAAAAACAACTTTGGGTTCTGAACATGAGCACTTGAAGTTGGGAAGTAAATAACCCGATAGCATACATTAAGTCTCCATCATCCATGTCTTTCAAACTCACAATGCACTATTTAGAAACCTTGCATGCTTCGCCTAAAGTAAGATCTAAAACACATGATATATGATTTTGGGACTGAAGCAAATACAAGGGAGTATGATCCTACCGAAGCTGGGGAAGCCAATGCAATTGAAACAGCTTGCTTAAGATCCTTCTCCACTTCCTTTCTCCTAATTTCACTCTGCCGCAACAGACCAATGAGTTCTTTCATCTGCTCTTTCATTTCCTTGATCTCAAGCTCCTTCTCCCAAAGTTGGCATCTGGATAAAATAATGAGAGTTGAGGCAAAAAAAATCATCCAGGCTGCCGCAAAATAGTACTAAATGAGATTTCGTGTGTACAAATTTTCTTCTTAGTTCGTAGCTAGACATCTTGTCAGAAATCTTTCAGAAATCTTATTAACTATGAGGTGGAGATCATTATCGCATGTACCATATGAGATTGTGTTAAAATGAAGTATTGTATACAATCATTCTTAAGGATATCTTTTTGGCCTGAAAATTCACTATTGAATCCAAGCAATACACACACCTAATCCACTGCTAAGCTCAAAAGAGATCTCTCTCCAGCTAGTGTTTACGATAATTTTAGTTGCACTAGACCTTCACAGTTTCTCTATTCACCGTCctgattccttctagaataatGAGCATACATAATATAGCTATGTCTACTTATGAAGCTTCAGACCATAACTCATACTACAAGATACAAAACACATCAGTAGAATACCGTGCATCTGCAAGAGAATTGAACATATATTGGAGTAAACTTTTTGCATCCCCCATTGAGCGTAGTTGGTTCCAACGTCCACGATTGCTGAAGGCACGCTCTCGTTCTTCAGCTTCTGAAAGTTGTGAAGCCATGGCAACTAAAGAATTGGATGAAATGCCCAACATATTCTCTAGAGAAGCAATTCGTGCCATTCTAGCATTTGGTGACATTGAAGATGCCCTGAACAGATAAACATGAATAGGAACTTTGTATAGTAATTTAATGTACTCTTTAATGCTACTTGAGCTGCATTTTGGAGAATTACTAAATCCATTACTGGCTAACAGATCAGAGATACATTTAGTATATGTACCTAGAGAAACCATTTTTACCCCTTGGAGGACTCAGTCCTTTTGCAGCAAATTCGTCAACTTGTTTCAGAACTGCTAGCTCTTCACCCAGTGCAGCTCGTCTGAGATGAAAGAAACCATTTTTAGAATACAACCAAGGACATGTTGAGTGTGTACATATTAAGAGAAAATCAATTCAggtataataaattttattacgTACACTTGACTTTGCTTCTCATACTCATGACGAACTTCATGAACATTCACCATCACTTCAAGCTCATGATCAAGCCAACGTTGCAACGATTTCTCATTGCTCTGAATCCACAAGATACTTGAGTAAATTATTTGATCAAAAGGTACAGAAACAAATTCCATTAGAGTGCAAAATAGAACAAGATTAGTACCTGTCCATTTGCTACATGACCATTGCTTGTAACTGCAAGTTAAACAGAACATTAGTAAGTTAAAAATGTAGAAGTAGTAAGAGTATAAACTTCAGTGGAACCTACTATGAGAGAAAAAAGTCCTTGTAAACCATATTTTTAATAGAAACAGAACTGTACCAGTAATCCACAAAAAGGCATCAGACAAAAGCTAAACATAGTACAAACCTGAGTTTTCGCGACTTGAAGATTTACGCGCTTCTAGCAATTCTTTGAGTCTCTTGGTTGCCATTGCAGCCTCCTCTGTCTTTCTTTGAAGAACCTGAAATAAAAACATGATGCCATATAAGATTCAGATATTGACTGTGATCACCTGCTTATGTGAGCTCGACTCTTGTGCATGTTATTCTACTAAGCCATCAATTTCTGAAAGGTACAATAGCTACAATATGGCAGGAGGTGTACTATTTTATCTCTAATACACACTGTATTTGGTTTGCGCTGGGTCTTCTACAAATTCTGTTCTGAACTTGTGATCGAAGTAAAGTTTACTAAGAAATAGGCCGTCTTTTACTCTGGTACAAAGAGATGTTCAAGTGGCTGAGCTTTTCTTTAAAGATCAACTTGAATCCCCACTTACACATGTCCATTTCATGACGAGGACTGTCTCATTTAAGTTAGACTTTAGACAGCTTGATTTTTTGCTTGTCACAACTAGAATATACATCAAGTTTCTCTTCATTAGAACAGTTGGAGAAGAATGAAGGACAATGCAAAGACATAGAGAAACGTAAAATGCTAACCATCTTTTGTCGCTGATTTAAAGCTTGCAATTTATGTCTCTCGTACTCATTTCTTCTCCCTTCCTTCTTTAACTGCATTCCAAAGAAATTATTGTTGGTTAACAGCATAAAGTAGATTTTCCATAAGAATGAATTGCATTTGCCTTATCAGTAATGTTCATAAAGAGAAGACTGTTATGAAAACATTTATGGAATGGTTATCCACCATATTACAAGAAGAACGGTTGGTGAAAAAAGTAAGAGCAGCAAACTACCTGCAGTAACTCTTTTTCTCGAGATGCCTTCCACTGACGGAATTGTTCAGCCTCTTGTTTAATTTTATGCTGCAACTGTACCTATAAAAGGAAAGAATCTAAGTTGCATATAAGTGTTACAAATGGTGTTAATCAAGGCAGAAAAGTAAACCAACCTTCTGTGCTTTGATTGATTGTATCTCATCTTGCAAGCGCTTTGCTGCATCATCACTCTTCTGTTTTTGCTTTAAAAGATGAACCTGGTTCTCTTGTTTTTTCTTAAGATCTTGTATCTGTCAGACAGCATGTTTTAGATATTAGAGTTAATCATGACACTCACGCCTATACAATGAACATGGTACAGTTGGGCAGACCTGTGCTTCAAGGGACTTTAGTTTCTGGGAATGTGCGTCTTGCAATTTTATTGCTTGTCCATCGGTATTGGCTGCACGGTTTTCAACCTCAGCTAATAATCTATCCCGCTCTTGCTGCATCAAAAGGTCAGTTCACAAAAGGGAACATCAGTTTGACAAGCTCAGATGACAATGTGTGATAATATTTTCATTGCTTTTTATTACCTGCACCGCTCTTTTCTCCTCTTCAAGTTCCAAAAGTTTTTTTCCAAAATGTTGCTTCAGAGCCATGGTATCAAAGCCTCCATACAGTTTCATCTCAGACTGAATTATTGATACACAGAAATATACATCAAATCACCACATGCATCAAAGATAGGAAATGAGCAACCAGAGAAGGTGATCATCCATCAGAATTGCACAGCCAAGAGTGTTATCCCATTTTTAAATTCCATATTCAcaattaatgtttttttccaaTAACTATATTCACCAAGTATACCAAAAAGAACAAACATCTAAATACAAGTTTATTACAGTGAAATATGAAACCATTACGCGCAAGAGTCTGCATTACCTCCTTCTGCTCTAAGCGCCTATTTAATTCGTTCAATTCTTTGTCCATTGAATCTTGCAGGAGGGTATGTTCCAACTCTTTTGCTGCTTCGTCATCCATATCTCCTGAATCACCTGGCAGTACAGAGACTGGCTCCAACTCAGAATATTGAACCACTTAGACATTTAGGCTTTAAATTCTTAAGACAAAGAAAATGGCTTTCTTATCCTGAAAACATCCCAGTCCCAAACATACTAATCGGAATCTAAACCTCATTGACAAGTACCAAAAGTTGAGAGTGGCATACCATTTTCACTCATTGGATAGTCAGATGACTCTATACTTTGCAAGCCCCTTTTGAGCCCTTCGCTTTTCACTGAAAAGACACCATTAGCCTGAAATAAAGATGAAGATTGTCTTATGCAACTAAGTTGGAACAGAATTCCTCTTTGTTTTTTTCGTTTTTATGACCAAGAAATCTCTGATGACCAGTGGGGCATAAAGTTCCAATCACGGTGGATAATGCCCCGTTCCACCATCCCTTTACCCTTCTCAAATTAAATACCAATTACCAAGATTTTGTCTGCAACAGGATTCAATCGTGATGCGCACCTAACCACACATCACAAGGTGAACTCTTACCACTAGACCAAAACCCTGGAGGCATGATAACTCCTCTTACTTAAAATGGCTTCTATGAAAGTGGGGAGCTTAATATATACCTTCACTTCTGTCCCACATTGATCAGTGCCAGAGCCTCTTCTCCGGTACTCAAGCAATTCTCTACTTAGCTCCTCATTAGTAGCTTCAAGCCATGAAATCCTGTCCTTGAGTACCTAGACGAGAAATTTCCAAGTAAATCTCATTGTCATTTAGTGAAGACTGAAGACTATCCACagctttaatttatatttaaaaaggtTTTCTTCTGATATCTACCCCCGGAGCACAACAAAATTTACCTGAATTTCATCAGAGGAAGCACCTCCTCCACGGGCGCAGAGTTCTGCCTGCAAAAACTCTAGTTGTTGCCGCATCTTCAGCATTTCACTAGATACAGGATCTCGATTGACCTGCACATTATTTAAGGATAACTGCTTAGGATTCCTTATCCAGAAATGACAAGAATATAAATGAAATAAGGTTTGTCATCAGACTTACAACTGGCTTGTTCTGAATATTGCGAGCCCGATTTGCATATTTAAGAGTGTTCAGAGTTTCTTCAGCATTTATATCAGCAGGACTAATGCAAGCTGGAAACAACATAAACAAGAACATAAGCAAGAACATAGAAGGAATCTGCTTGTTGCCAGAATAAGACATGGCAACATCTCAAGGGCCGTCAAGAAGAAGGATACCAATTCTAATTAAAGTCAAAGATACAACTACACATTTTTAACTTAGATAAGCTTTATTTCATTCTGCCACAGGCcacttttatttccttgttttttctccttttatctGACAGTGGAAGATGTATACAATAAAAATTGTGTCATCATGTGCCGGATATATACACCTCATGAGGTGTTCCCAAAACAACAGTACTTTGagttatatgttatttatataagATCACCTTCAGTGACAAACTACCTATTAGAAAATCTTTGCATTTGGCTGTATAGCATTGTTTATTCTAGGTCCAGAAGAAAGAATATAGTCGGTATCCCTATGTCATGGTCACAGTGCTTTCATTGGAAAGATCCAAGCGTATTGAAATTCAGTAAAAATGAGACATATAAAAAAGATCTTTCACTGTGATATTTGTTCCAttcaaaatagaaagaaaaaggtgTTAAACTGGAATTACCTATCATGACTGTCCGACTGTTGCCGCCAAGTGAATCCTGTAATTTTCagttaaaaaaaaacaacaaataactcAATTAACAGGACAGAAATAAATCAACAAGGGAGAAACAGAAACAAAGCCACTTCTGAAAAATGAAGATATTGTCAAATCCTAAAATATCAAGCGCCCTAATATAATATGGTATTATTGCCATACTCAGTTCTCAATTTTTGTTCATTTTCCAATGTAATTCCTCTCCACCGATATGACTTCTTTTTTCATGCTTCCCCAGTGAGAAAACTTAAAATTGAGGTCAACTGACGTTTTATTGTAACACAATACAGAGTATCAAGGATTTTAGGAGCACCTTTCAATATTAGAATTCAGATTACAGCACTGGTAAGGATTGGACTTATTCAAATTGGCCTTTGGAAAGAGTTTGAAGAAaccatttattatttatattgcaTCATAACTATTGACAATTGAGGAGCAAGAGGTGTTCCTGATGTCAATTACCATTTCAAGAACAAAAAGGTGTAAAAGAGAACTCATTTGATCAAATGAAACAAGAGGTGGttttgcattattattattagatgagTTGTCGTGCCCGTTCACAGCTTCAACATACAGTACACAAATGAAGAGATGCTCATACAGAACTGAAATGTTTTTCCCATTTCTCAGAACTGGATCTTTTTGTGCTCAGTAATTTTAATGACATGACGTAATACTGGGATAACCTAAAACATGAAACCAACCTGCAATAGCCGAGTGAGTTTACTGTCTCGATATGGAACATGGACGCCTTCTTTCCGCTTTTTCTCATCTCCAAGTGCACTAATGACATTTCCAAGTGCAAGAAGGCCTCTATTTATGTGGACTCCTGCAACGAAAAATAGGTCAGCAACCATCATGCAAGAGAAACTTTCAGAAACAGCAAAAGTCAAAACAAGAACCTTCTTTAAAACGGAGACCATCTGATCCCGTTCGCTTTGCTCGCTCTGAACCAGCAAGATCTACCAAATGCAGCTTGGCACAAAGATATtcttcagtcatgcattcattgcTATTGCCATCATTAGAACCATTCTTGCGCATCTGCTCCATTGTAATGGTGAATATGGCATGAGAGCGACTGAAATGTGAAAGCAAAAGGGAGATAAATTATCTTATTGTGTAGTGTAAATGTTTACAAATGATTCAGCAGAAAGAATGCATTTTCATGCATCAATACTCAACCCTTTCAGGATACAAGCGAAAAAAGAAGGATTTAATAACTCTTGCTATTAGTTTGCATGTGTTCTTACAGTCGACTTTACAAATTCATGTATCAAAGTATTACTCGctgaaatattttctttcttaacaAAGGAGAAAGTCCATTATTAAATTAATGGAACATTAGCAATTTGAATCAAATCATGCAACATACAACAGAGGTTTTAGTTAAAGGTCATGGAAACATGCACCTAGCAAACTAAAAGGCATGCTTTTCTGTAAGGTTTCTTCAGTTGATAACTTCATTGACATGCAACTGTTTAAAGAAACAAACTTTCATAATATTAAGAGCAAGCATGCAATAAAGTACCATGTTCACTTCGACGGATTTTACTATTCTAAGTTAATTTTCTGCCTAATATTACGAAGAAACAcatttaaaaagagaaatataactataagaagaaaaattttaatGTCAGcctattttcttttgaaatttcgGAGTTAATGTGAGAgtctatcatatttcagaccaaaaTAACCAAAGGAGAAAACAGTACATATTTTACAATTAACTGTGTTCCAACCTTGATTGGTTATTCATATTTGTACTGCCTGTGGCCCTGCTAAGTGATCCTTGCTCCAGACAATCCGCCATTTCTTTGAGTGTTCTTACACTGCGTTCGGTGGATCCTGCCAATGTAATAACACCACTTGAAGATTCACGAATTTGTATTGGGGGTTTCCCAGGACTAGCTACTTTGCTATTGTGTCCATTTGTTGTCTCTGATTTGTTAATAGAAATAGAATCCAGCAAATCTCGTACTTCTTCTTTGTGTATCTGGAAAATGAATTATCTTAGTAAAAATGCTACATAATTACTGTGACAAAGCATGCATAATGTTACTCAACAGAAAAGCCTGCCCGGAGGAGGTTTGTACAAAGAACCACATGATAGGGGGGGAAAAGTTAACGTCAAAAAACAGTTTGATCAATGTGTAGAAACAATGTTTGATCGGTCTATAGGTTCAAAGTGAAGAGAACTGAACGCAGACCATAGCGTGATGCTGCATCAACAAGAAACTTCATATTGGAAGAGTTAACCAGTATTGTCTAAGTGCAGCAATTTACGGAACATATGAGCCATCTAGTAAAATATTGAGTACTCTTTGGTTTCAAAAGCAATTTGCTTGGACAAAATAATCGTCAGTAATAAAAATGCTTACAGCCTCAACAAAATGAAAAGGGAATCACAGAAAAAATTATAAGGGCATGCAGCGGTTAAGATTTCAGTAAAAAACTTAAATAAGGAAATGAGTAAGTAAACCTCAATGAAAGACACATGCAACTGGAACTCTGCCTGATGCTTCAACGTCTCAATCTTGTTGAACAAAGAATTCATAACATGGGGTATTAGTCCAGTTTGGAAACCATCTTTGAAACCAGTTCCCATGGTGTATGTTTTCCCTGAACCTgtctgcattttctcaaaatgtaagTCGAAAGAATATGAAAACATCCACAAACTTAACTGTAGCCTTTATTACAGAACCACAATTCTAGCATACACAAGATGATTTACCTGTCCATAAGCAAGAACGGTGGCGTTATAACCTTGGAACAAACCATCAACAAGAGGAGCCACACACTCTTGATACATGGCAGCTGAAGGAGAAGCTGTGCTCCCATAAACATGATCGAAAGTAAAGGAATGTGTACCAATTTGCACCTGCAAACCCACCAATTATCAGCCTTGAAGTCAGTCGAAAACAGCATCAGGAGAATTATGCATTAAATAAGTCCAAAGGGGAAGAATTTGGAGAAAGAAGAATATGCAGTTTACGAGCTACAACTAAATAAATAAGTAACctttatacattaaaaaaagtttaaaattacaCGCATGATGATTCTTTTGGgaactttaatttttattcaggAGAATTATATTGCATTTGCTATACAACGCAAAACTACAAAACAACTAAGAAAAGGTCAATCAACAGATCTAAATGAAACACAAAATTACAGGGAAAGCAAAGTAAGATTCTAGTCCTTGTATGAACCCCATACAGCACCAAAAGAAATTCTTTTTACCCAATTTTAATTCACAAACAAAAAATCTTCTTCCCCAATTTAGACTCACACTAGAAAGAACCAAACACAACAAAATCTTAAGAGACCCCATTCACCTAACTGGTGGTCTCAATGCTCTTACTCCCTCAACCCACCCAAAATTGGATTAAATTTCGACAATCAGACTAATTGACAGTTAGATTCTTCACCATTTTACCACAAACTATTGGACTGATCCTCAGGATATCAATTAAATCAGAGTTAAAAAATCCAATCAGACCAACACAGACACATATACTGAAACATGCAGAAACCATAACATCATCACACATTAAGATCCAGATCTCCAAAACAGTCATCAATTCAGAAAGCTCCCCATAATGGTGAACCCAAGAATCCACATTACAGTACCTGAGGCTTCCCATGTACAACAGAGACACAATCTTTACAACCCTGAAGCTTCTCATCTCCAATGAGTGGCCTTATATGAACTGCCACTTTCACACAACAATCCTCTCCACCAGGTGAAGTTTCCATAAGGAAAaacctcaagaaaagaaaacacacacacacacacacagagataGTCAAGAAAAGGAAAATAGTAATGGTGGGAGGAAAAAAACAGTTAgcttgaagatttttttttcaagaattggAAAGGAAGTTTTAAGGGACCAGAAAGTGATACACCAGCAACAGCAGCAGCAATAACAGTAGCTATAGAGAGTCGGtgacaaagaaaaatagaaataaaatagagagaaatcaagaAAGCTAGTtattcacacacaaaaaaaaacaatgtagaagaatgagaaagagagagaatggAGAAAAGGGTAGTTGAGGGAAATGGAGAAGAGGGGGTGGGGGTGTTGCCGGGGGGGGGGGCAATGGAGGAGTATTTCACAAGATGGAGATTGTGACTGTAGCTTTGTTGGGTGTTAGTAGTGTAACTACAAGGACAGCAACAATGACAACAACTACTAAACATAAGatgttcattttcttttttggtttgttGCCTATACTTTTGAGGTTTTATTTATATGCCAATATAATGAATAATGTAACAACTTTCACTATTGTAAAATTTGATTATGGTAGGTAATTAGATTGTATAAATGTGTAATTTGATATGAAAAGAATGCATAATACATAATTGACCTGGCATTTAACTTGGTCTTAGTTAATATTTATGTCTTTCAATTTTGATTGTAATaggtaattcaattatttatttgtgTAATCTGATTTGTAATaggtaattcaattatttatttgtgTAATCTGATATGTAAAGAAAGCATAATACATAAAAGGTGTGTTTTTTCAACTAGTCTTAGCTAATATTCATGCCTTTAAATTTTGATTAGAGTAGGTAATTCAATTGCTTAGTTGTGTAACATGATAGGGAAAGAAGCTAATATCTATACCTTCTAATTTTGATTATGAAAGGTAATTCAAATGCTTGCTTGTGTAATTTGATACGAATAGAATGCATGATATACAAATGACTATTTTTAAACTTAGATATTAGCAAACATTTACACATCCCAATTTTGACTATAGTAAATAATTCGATTGCAGATTGCATAATCTGATGTTAAAAGAAGGTGacatcag
Proteins encoded in this window:
- the LOC107867166 gene encoding uncharacterized protein LOC107867166 (The sequence of the model RefSeq protein was modified relative to this genomic sequence to represent the inferred CDS: added 49 bases not found in genome assembly), whose amino-acid sequence is MDSSDTDMMEAEFPAAGPPEPPSSPPPSSPPPSLLHSVSNQDGVVRDMLTTARQLIDQGKPSQALQAVVAAMRTKGGEQAVFQALSRAQDLYRNKIQTNAAADELASLFAECAIAEAIPAISQPSEHNTVDKPTEVDAHGSSILSETGRKQIMLDAFSDGSSFVCLQCGGLVSTHRKDEHYSFWCCKN